The following proteins are co-located in the Dyadobacter chenwenxiniae genome:
- a CDS encoding RNA polymerase sigma factor gives MKIEALDNEVGLLNEISAGSETAFATLFHWYRDKVYAIAFRITKSNFMAEEVVQDIFLKLWVKREELAEIAAFEDYLFIITRNQVFSALKKIARQQQLVLDLKAELPSFENSTYERIDGKELEEILHQAVELLPAQQKQIYLMSKEQELKRDEIAKVLRISSETVKTHLARALRHIRAYSKLRLDVTISLLLLFLIKI, from the coding sequence GTGAAAATAGAAGCTTTAGACAACGAAGTCGGATTGTTAAATGAGATATCGGCTGGAAGCGAAACGGCTTTTGCTACGCTGTTCCACTGGTATCGTGATAAGGTATACGCCATTGCATTCCGGATTACCAAATCCAATTTTATGGCGGAGGAAGTGGTCCAGGACATTTTTTTAAAACTTTGGGTAAAGAGAGAAGAGTTGGCTGAGATAGCTGCTTTTGAAGATTACCTTTTTATTATAACCCGTAACCAGGTTTTTTCTGCACTTAAAAAAATTGCCCGCCAGCAGCAATTAGTCCTTGATCTCAAAGCTGAACTGCCTTCCTTCGAAAACTCCACCTATGAACGCATTGATGGCAAGGAGCTGGAAGAAATTTTGCATCAGGCCGTGGAGCTGCTTCCCGCCCAGCAGAAGCAAATTTACCTGATGAGTAAAGAGCAGGAATTGAAACGCGACGAAATTGCCAAGGTCCTTCGTATTTCTTCTGAAACGGTTAAAACGCATCTGGCCAGAGCATTAAGGCACATCAGAGCTTACAGCAAGCTCAGGCTGGATGTTACCATCTCGTTATTGTTACTATTCTTGATAAAAATTTAA